In a genomic window of Methanosarcina horonobensis HB-1 = JCM 15518:
- the larE gene encoding ATP-dependent sacrificial sulfur transferase LarE: MDIAKIEMIKEAIKARESAVIAFSGGVDSTTLAALAFEVLGEKALAVTIDSPLFPRQQLETAAQTACEIGIQHKILPFSLTSVPYFSANTINRCYFCKKALLETLLEFAEKAGFNVVLEGTNASEIKGENRPGYRAIEEAEEKIYSPFVEFNVTKEEIREIATNLSLSSAGRPSAACLATRIAYGQPITPEALEKIEKAEDYLLYLGFTQFRVRMHSNLARIEVTDKEFEDAFHKKDKISRHLKTLGFDYVTLDLEGFRSGSMDEPYLRKRAEEKEETERE; the protein is encoded by the coding sequence ATGGACATTGCCAAAATCGAAATGATAAAGGAGGCTATTAAAGCCAGAGAAAGTGCGGTCATCGCATTTTCAGGGGGAGTGGATAGTACAACTCTTGCAGCTCTTGCATTTGAGGTGCTTGGAGAAAAAGCCCTTGCCGTGACAATAGATTCCCCGCTTTTTCCAAGGCAGCAGCTCGAAACAGCTGCCCAGACAGCCTGTGAAATAGGGATTCAGCACAAAATCCTCCCGTTTTCCCTGACCAGCGTGCCCTATTTTTCCGCAAACACAATTAACAGATGTTACTTCTGTAAAAAAGCCCTTCTTGAGACTCTTCTGGAGTTCGCGGAAAAAGCCGGGTTCAATGTCGTGCTTGAAGGAACAAATGCTTCTGAAATAAAAGGGGAAAATCGTCCCGGATACAGAGCAATAGAAGAAGCCGAGGAAAAGATTTATTCTCCATTTGTAGAGTTTAACGTCACAAAAGAAGAGATCAGGGAGATTGCTACTAACCTCTCACTTTCCTCAGCCGGTAGACCGTCAGCAGCCTGCCTTGCCACGCGTATTGCTTACGGGCAGCCTATTACTCCCGAAGCTCTTGAAAAAATAGAAAAAGCCGAAGATTATCTATTATATCTGGGTTTTACGCAATTCAGGGTCAGGATGCACTCAAACCTTGCCAGAATAGAGGTTACCGACAAAGAGTTTGAGGATGCATTCCATAAAAAAGATAAAATATCCAGGCATCTCAAAACTCTTGGATTTGACTATGTAACTCTTGACCTTGAAGGCTTCCGCTCAGGGAGTATGGATGAGCCCTATCTGAGGAAAAGAGCTGAGGAAAAAGAAGAAACAGAAAGGGAATAA
- the glmM gene encoding phosphoglucosamine mutase has product MELFGTNGVRGIANEFITPELAVNLAKSLGTYMGSKGTVAIGCDTRISGQMLKSAAIAGALATGLNVIDVGTVPTPSIQYYVRDYADAGIVITASHNPRQYNGIKMIAGDGSEFPREGEREIEKIYFSGKFSTVSWEKTGSFRIDPSVNDYYIRNIVRAVNAEVIRSRRFKVVIDTGCGAGSLTLPLLLRELGCEVLTLGAQPDGTFPWRNPEPTPEALTELSALVKKTGAAFGAAHDGDADRIVFMDENGEFVNEEVLLAMMAKYMLEREKGPVVTPVSSSQRMADVAKEEGVELYWTAVGSINVARKMMEVDAVFGGEGNGGLIFPKHQYCRDGAMACAKVLEILAGGKNLSELVKSVPVYFNAKTKTPSRDVVGTMGRVRYEASILGLKTDTVDGVKIWYDDGWVLIRPSGTEPIFRIFAEAKKQERAEELMNEGLEMVLKAEII; this is encoded by the coding sequence ATGGAATTATTCGGAACTAATGGTGTGCGTGGTATCGCCAATGAATTCATAACGCCTGAGCTGGCAGTCAATCTGGCCAAAAGCCTTGGCACGTACATGGGCTCGAAAGGTACGGTTGCAATAGGCTGCGATACCCGGATTTCGGGCCAGATGCTGAAATCCGCAGCGATTGCCGGCGCACTTGCAACAGGCCTGAATGTTATTGATGTGGGAACCGTTCCTACTCCCTCCATTCAATACTATGTGCGCGACTATGCTGATGCCGGAATCGTTATCACGGCATCTCACAATCCCAGGCAATATAATGGAATCAAGATGATTGCAGGAGACGGTTCGGAGTTCCCCAGGGAAGGGGAAAGAGAAATTGAGAAAATCTATTTTTCGGGCAAATTTTCAACGGTTTCATGGGAAAAAACAGGAAGTTTCAGGATTGATCCCTCAGTTAATGATTATTATATAAGAAACATAGTGCGTGCAGTGAATGCCGAAGTCATACGCAGCCGGAGATTTAAGGTAGTGATTGATACCGGTTGCGGAGCAGGCTCCCTTACTCTTCCTCTCCTGCTCAGGGAGCTGGGCTGTGAGGTTCTAACTCTTGGGGCTCAGCCTGACGGGACTTTTCCCTGGAGAAATCCCGAACCCACGCCTGAAGCCCTGACAGAGCTATCGGCTCTCGTTAAAAAGACAGGGGCAGCTTTTGGAGCAGCTCATGACGGGGACGCGGACAGAATAGTCTTTATGGATGAAAATGGGGAATTTGTAAATGAGGAAGTCCTGCTCGCCATGATGGCGAAATATATGCTTGAGCGTGAAAAAGGACCTGTAGTCACTCCGGTGAGTTCTTCCCAGCGCATGGCTGATGTCGCAAAGGAAGAAGGTGTTGAACTTTACTGGACAGCTGTAGGCTCAATCAATGTTGCCAGAAAAATGATGGAAGTAGATGCCGTTTTCGGAGGCGAAGGTAACGGGGGCCTTATTTTTCCCAAACATCAGTACTGTCGGGACGGAGCAATGGCGTGCGCAAAAGTCCTTGAGATCCTGGCCGGAGGAAAGAATCTTTCCGAGCTGGTTAAAAGCGTGCCTGTTTACTTCAATGCAAAAACCAAGACTCCTTCCAGGGATGTTGTGGGTACTATGGGAAGGGTCAGGTATGAAGCCTCAATTTTGGGACTTAAAACAGATACTGTTGACGGAGTCAAGATCTGGTACGATGACGGCTGGGTCCTGATTCGTCCTTCAGGTACTGAGCCTATTTTCCGGATATTTGCAGAGGCAAAAAAGCAGGAAAGGGCAGAAGAATTAATGAATGAAGGTCTGGAAATGGTCTTAAAAGCAGAAATTATTTGA
- the tnpB gene encoding IS200/IS605 family element RNA-guided endonuclease TnpB, with amino-acid sequence MLKAYKYRIYPDNDQKELIKVHFGACRFVYNWALEQKIKTYQQSNKSISRFDLQKILVHEIKPSNEWLKKANSQALLASLVNVESAFTKFFREKTGFPKFKSKKNPVQSYQMPQHYTVNFDRNIIKLPKIGEVNAVLHRRFEGEMKTATISKSSTGKYFISILVDDGKETPEKQEISESNTIGIDVGIKDFAILSNGEKVENPKYLKNSLKRMKCLQKRVSKKVKGSNNRNKARQRLSKIHEKISNQRNNFQHQISSKLISENQAIALETLNVKGMVKNHCLAQSISDASWSSFVTKLEYKAEWLGKTILRIGKFEPSSKICNVCGYHNSELTLKDREWVCPDCKTKHDRDINAAINIKKFSLQDQNLIVI; translated from the coding sequence ATGTTAAAAGCCTATAAATACCGAATCTACCCAGACAATGATCAGAAAGAACTAATCAAAGTTCATTTTGGCGCATGTAGATTTGTCTATAATTGGGCTTTAGAACAGAAGATAAAAACATATCAACAATCAAATAAATCAATATCAAGATTCGACTTACAAAAGATTTTAGTTCACGAAATAAAGCCTTCTAACGAATGGTTGAAAAAAGCTAATTCACAGGCTCTACTCGCCTCTTTGGTAAATGTAGAATCAGCATTTACAAAATTCTTTAGAGAAAAAACTGGATTCCCAAAGTTCAAATCTAAGAAAAATCCAGTGCAGTCCTATCAAATGCCACAACATTACACGGTAAATTTTGATAGAAATATTATCAAACTTCCCAAAATTGGAGAAGTAAATGCAGTTCTTCACAGAAGATTTGAAGGTGAAATGAAAACTGCAACTATCTCTAAATCAAGTACAGGAAAATATTTCATAAGTATTCTTGTTGACGATGGAAAAGAAACACCTGAAAAACAAGAAATATCAGAATCAAATACAATAGGCATAGATGTAGGTATAAAAGATTTTGCAATTCTTTCTAATGGAGAAAAAGTTGAGAATCCTAAATACCTCAAAAATTCTCTTAAAAGAATGAAATGTTTGCAAAAGAGAGTTTCAAAGAAAGTTAAAGGTTCTAATAACCGAAACAAAGCTAGGCAACGTCTTTCTAAAATCCATGAGAAAATAAGCAATCAGAGAAACAATTTCCAGCACCAAATCTCTTCTAAACTTATCAGTGAGAACCAAGCTATTGCACTGGAAACTCTGAACGTAAAAGGTATGGTAAAAAATCATTGTCTGGCTCAATCTATTTCCGATGCTTCGTGGAGTAGTTTTGTAACAAAATTAGAGTATAAAGCTGAATGGTTAGGAAAGACTATTCTAAGGATCGGAAAATTTGAGCCTTCTTCTAAGATATGTAATGTTTGCGGTTATCATAATTCAGAATTGACATTAAAGGATAGAGAATGGGTATGTCCCGATTGCAAAACAAAGCATGATAGAGACATAAATGCTGCAATCAATATCAAAAAATTCTCTCTGCAAGATCAAAATCTTATAGTTATCTGA
- a CDS encoding GNAT family N-acetyltransferase, which translates to MIEILIRKAEKKDLLSIQRLLSTYFLDMEELEPEDFVLAEREGNMIGCAALVREMSGEKKFLELHSIAIHPNFRGKGIGTRLMDYLINTLRNPDKPGNPVCELYVRTTAPGFFEKFGFVKLQDAEKLLLWADCKSCEHFGKCSQHAMKYSRV; encoded by the coding sequence ATGATAGAAATTTTAATCCGAAAAGCCGAAAAAAAGGATCTCCTTTCAATTCAGAGGCTCTTATCCACCTATTTTCTGGATATGGAAGAGCTTGAACCTGAGGACTTTGTGCTGGCTGAGAGGGAAGGAAACATGATCGGATGCGCTGCACTTGTCAGAGAAATGTCCGGAGAGAAGAAATTTCTCGAGCTTCACTCCATTGCCATACACCCAAACTTTCGGGGAAAAGGGATAGGAACAAGGCTTATGGATTACCTTATAAACACTCTGAGAAATCCGGATAAGCCTGGGAACCCTGTTTGTGAGTTATATGTCAGGACAACTGCTCCGGGTTTTTTTGAAAAATTTGGTTTTGTAAAATTGCAGGATGCTGAGAAGTTGCTTCTCTGGGCAGACTGCAAAAGTTGCGAGCATTTTGGGAAGTGTAGCCAGCATGCCATGAAATATTCCCGAGTTTAA